In one Babylonia areolata isolate BAREFJ2019XMU chromosome 12, ASM4173473v1, whole genome shotgun sequence genomic region, the following are encoded:
- the LOC143288256 gene encoding voltage-gated potassium channel KCNC4-like, giving the protein MATKPVDAPAEPQANTGRMSRGQLSPDRTQQDSANKAQQKAERKLIDEVPEPLLSSEVNPPDHLSIILDVGGKKFRTTRDTLMKLPNTRLGRLVQEKGQPRKNSGMEKFFFDRNPKMMNSVLDLYRKGELHLPSNICYSLVEEELEFWEIPVELMSACCWKKFKQHQNLKDAMAEMHKLFQTSFPEAVVKGATSWRLRLWNMLQLSFDSLASKATVQRYPLTYFSQLFSRHIQIWSFIFFIFVFMSIFNFIFETDPYFRVPTDKFRRYLDAHNTTLTETYNEVSPVHYMVVTFPDTWQLILRYITIAFFVLDFMLRLVTCPMRKK; this is encoded by the exons ATGGCTACTAAACCCGTCGACGCACCTGCAGAACCACAGGCAAACACGGGACGGATGTCTCGTGGTCAACTTTCACCAGACAGAACTCAGCAGGATTCGGCCAACAAGGCACAGCAGAAAGCGGAGAGAAAATTGATAGATGAAGTCCCAGAGCCACTCCTTTCCTCCGAGGTCAATCCTCCAGATCACCT TTCCATCATACTGGATGTGGGTGGCAAGAAGTTCCGAACCACCAGGGACACCCTGATGAAGCTACCCAACACCCGACTCGGCAGACTGGTCCAGGAGAAGGGCCAGCCACGCAAGAACAGCGGAATGGAGAAGTTCTTCTTCGATAGGAACCCCAAGATGATGAACAGTGTTCTGGACCTGTACCGTAAGGGGGAGCTCCATCTGCCATCCAACATCTGCTACAGCCTG gtggaggaggagttggagttTTGGGAGATTCCAGTCGAGCTGATGAGCGCCTGCTGCTGGAAGAAATTCAAACAGCACCAGAACCTGAAGGATGCTATGGCTGAGATGCACAAGCTCTTTCAGACCTCTTTCCCGGAGGCTGTGGTCAAGGGAGCCACGAGCTGGAGACTGAGGTTGTGGAACATGCTGCAACTTTCCTTCGACTCGCTAGCTTCTAAG gccaccgttCAACGGTACCCACTGACCTACTTCTCTCAGCTCTTTTCTCGTCACATACAGATTTGGagcttcatcttcttcatcttcgtcttcatgTCCATCTTTAACTTCATCTTCGAGACGGATCCTTATTTCCGGGTGCCCACAGACAAGTTCAGAAGGTACCTGGATGCCCATAACACGACTCTGACTGAAACCTACAACGAGGTATCCCCAGTGCACTATATGGTTGTCACGTTTCCTGACACGTGGCAGCTAATTCTCCGCTATATCACCATCGCTTTCTTCGTTTTAGATTTTATGCTGAGGCTCGTGACCTGTCCAATGCGGAAAAAGTAA